From one Maridesulfovibrio frigidus DSM 17176 genomic stretch:
- a CDS encoding acyl-CoA dehydratase activase translates to MVKSLGICAGASTIGMVLVSRENKTFSVIKTVSISHEGNPASAILSAIEKFGNLDNVRIATSGRKFRHLLDLPSISEPQALESALSFTDLVKDGYRTIVSAGGETFMAYLLDADGKVETVHTGNKCASGTGEFLVQQLGRMGLDLDAMAELDENMPAHKVSGRCSVFCKSDCTHALNKGIEKDSVVAGLARMMAGKCIELLRKLPSDKVALIGSCSLNKFMVRELRKELPDLAVPEQAYVMEALGAAIWGADNGKTHTGNFSSVIRKGTTSFTFLPPLEAHIGSVDFHENDQAEFTPDNKLALGLDVGSTTTKGVLVDLASLKTVASCYLRTDGDPIGASRKVYSKLASQVPAGTTASIMGVTGSGRNIAGLHAGTAGIINEITAHAAAAVHYDPEVDTIFEIGGQDAKYTWLKNSVPCDYAMNEACSAGTGSFLEESAKETLGIEVTDIATIAFKGQNPPNFNDQCAAFIGSDLKLASQEGVPLDDMIAGLVYSVCINYSNRVKGNRTLGNKIFMQGGVCYNKAVPVAMAALTGRKIIVPPHPGLTGAFGVALEAIRRTKLNLLDEGIFDPTELSLREVHYKTPFICKGAGRDCDLGCSIARITVKDKTFPFGGICNRFDNSKVSTKQIEGEDLVTWREKRVFRDLSEPNEGRPTIGMNRSLLMNTWFPLYNTFFRTLGFEVRLPDKVDPDSIEQKGAPFCHPVELAHGSMGELLKLKTDHIFLPHVRSLPLKSGDRSSTCVLVQGETYYLRSAFPELENRSVLTPVIHMQEGMDQVRDTLVKMAKSLKIKAGQASDAFNKALTEQDCFFSDIRAKGAQYIANLESQPDKNAVVLFGRPYNAFNSWANKSIPAKFSTRATNIIPCDMLPSTEDCNADRNMYWATGEQIMESAEYVAKHPQLFGTFITNFSCGPDSFLLGHFRRAMGKKPSLTLELDSHTADAGIETRIEAFLDIVNGFKLLKIGSNHDKKTFTPALSESRDAVSGIVDSSGTWRPINDPDVILLIPSLGEISTDFLAASMSRDNIRYKVLPHANEAALKLGRNNSSCKECLPLQLTSGALLAHLEERKKPEVSLFLMPTAKGPCRFGQYSVFMNDLVERLEIPDLAMFSPSSTNGYGGFSTKVVLGLWQGIVTGSILEDIHASIVTGAKDKENALKIFWKVRQDLLESMTTNWKDLSRALHKGAKDLSVIKLEKNIEEYPVISILGEIYVRHDPLARRSLPERLSKEGFIVRVAPVLEWMKYTDWLNRKGIEGKAGLGSIVKQGIKGYFEKRIRAILSKSGLVHFKGPDIGEIVATASPHISDQLTGEAVLTVGASLHEIMNPSCGVISIGPFGCMPSRVAESILSEKFRAVSAGNKASSFLEDDTRLPFLAIETDGNPFPQLIEARLEAFCLQASRLHLRKINQKTP, encoded by the coding sequence ATGGTAAAATCACTTGGCATCTGCGCCGGAGCCTCCACTATCGGCATGGTTCTCGTTTCCCGTGAGAACAAAACATTTTCGGTAATTAAAACCGTTTCTATTTCGCACGAGGGAAATCCCGCATCCGCAATTCTTTCCGCTATAGAAAAATTCGGCAATCTTGATAATGTCCGAATCGCAACCTCAGGAAGAAAGTTCAGGCACCTTTTAGATCTACCTTCCATATCCGAGCCGCAAGCCCTCGAATCGGCACTGTCATTTACAGATCTTGTGAAAGACGGATACCGCACAATAGTCAGCGCAGGCGGCGAAACTTTCATGGCCTACCTTCTGGACGCTGACGGAAAAGTAGAAACCGTTCATACTGGTAACAAATGCGCATCCGGCACAGGCGAATTTCTCGTGCAGCAGCTTGGCCGCATGGGTCTTGATCTTGATGCTATGGCAGAACTTGATGAAAACATGCCGGCCCACAAGGTTTCCGGAAGATGTTCTGTTTTTTGCAAAAGCGACTGCACCCACGCACTTAATAAGGGAATAGAAAAAGATTCCGTAGTGGCAGGACTGGCCCGGATGATGGCGGGCAAATGCATAGAGCTACTCCGCAAACTACCATCCGACAAAGTCGCATTAATAGGTAGTTGCTCGCTCAATAAATTTATGGTGCGAGAGCTTAGAAAAGAACTTCCTGACCTTGCAGTTCCAGAACAGGCTTATGTAATGGAAGCCCTAGGAGCCGCTATATGGGGGGCTGACAATGGTAAAACTCATACAGGTAATTTCAGTTCGGTAATCCGAAAAGGAACCACAAGCTTCACCTTTTTACCACCACTTGAAGCGCACATCGGCTCAGTAGATTTCCATGAGAATGATCAGGCAGAGTTCACTCCTGATAACAAACTGGCCCTTGGCCTTGATGTAGGCTCTACCACAACAAAAGGTGTTCTCGTCGACCTTGCGTCGCTGAAAACAGTCGCATCCTGCTACTTACGTACAGACGGCGACCCCATCGGAGCTTCACGGAAAGTATACTCTAAGCTTGCTAGCCAAGTTCCGGCAGGAACCACAGCCAGCATAATGGGCGTGACCGGGTCCGGGCGAAACATCGCGGGACTTCATGCCGGAACAGCGGGCATCATTAATGAAATTACAGCCCATGCAGCGGCGGCAGTTCACTATGATCCTGAGGTTGATACAATTTTCGAAATCGGAGGACAGGACGCCAAATATACATGGCTGAAAAACTCCGTCCCCTGCGACTACGCCATGAATGAAGCATGCAGTGCGGGAACCGGATCATTCTTAGAAGAAAGCGCTAAGGAAACTTTAGGCATTGAAGTTACAGACATAGCGACCATTGCTTTCAAGGGACAAAATCCGCCCAACTTTAACGATCAATGTGCAGCTTTTATCGGTTCAGATTTAAAGCTGGCGAGTCAGGAAGGCGTGCCGCTTGATGATATGATCGCGGGGCTGGTTTACTCCGTCTGTATCAATTATTCCAATAGGGTTAAGGGAAACCGTACCCTCGGGAATAAAATTTTCATGCAAGGCGGGGTCTGCTATAACAAGGCCGTCCCTGTTGCAATGGCGGCTCTGACGGGCAGAAAAATCATAGTACCTCCGCATCCCGGCTTAACCGGAGCCTTCGGAGTTGCACTCGAAGCTATACGGCGCACAAAGCTAAATTTACTGGACGAAGGAATCTTTGACCCGACTGAACTTTCCCTTCGTGAAGTCCACTACAAAACTCCCTTCATTTGCAAAGGCGCTGGCAGAGACTGTGATCTGGGTTGTTCCATTGCCCGTATTACCGTGAAGGATAAAACCTTTCCCTTTGGTGGAATCTGCAACAGGTTTGACAATTCCAAAGTATCCACAAAACAGATTGAAGGCGAAGATCTCGTCACATGGCGTGAGAAAAGGGTTTTTCGAGACCTCAGCGAACCGAATGAAGGCAGACCTACTATCGGCATGAACCGTTCATTATTAATGAACACCTGGTTTCCGCTATATAATACTTTTTTCCGCACACTAGGTTTTGAAGTAAGATTACCCGATAAAGTAGACCCTGATAGCATCGAACAGAAAGGAGCACCATTCTGTCACCCCGTGGAGCTTGCTCACGGAAGTATGGGGGAACTGCTAAAGCTTAAAACCGATCATATTTTCCTGCCACACGTACGTTCACTTCCTCTTAAAAGTGGTGACCGTTCATCTACCTGTGTGCTGGTTCAAGGTGAAACTTACTATTTGCGCTCTGCCTTTCCCGAGCTTGAGAACAGGTCTGTGCTTACGCCCGTAATTCACATGCAAGAAGGAATGGATCAAGTCCGCGACACACTTGTAAAAATGGCAAAAAGTCTCAAAATCAAAGCGGGACAAGCATCAGATGCGTTTAATAAGGCATTAACAGAGCAGGACTGTTTTTTTTCGGATATTCGCGCGAAAGGCGCACAATACATAGCGAACCTTGAAAGCCAGCCTGACAAGAATGCTGTAGTTCTGTTCGGCAGGCCCTATAATGCATTCAATTCATGGGCGAACAAATCAATACCAGCTAAGTTTTCTACCCGCGCAACAAATATCATTCCTTGCGACATGCTTCCAAGCACAGAAGACTGCAATGCAGACCGAAATATGTACTGGGCAACGGGTGAACAGATTATGGAATCTGCGGAGTATGTAGCTAAGCATCCGCAACTTTTCGGGACATTCATTACAAACTTTTCGTGCGGACCGGACTCTTTCCTGCTCGGCCACTTCAGACGTGCCATGGGCAAAAAACCTTCCCTCACACTGGAGCTGGACAGCCATACCGCAGATGCAGGAATTGAGACGAGAATAGAAGCTTTTCTTGATATTGTTAACGGATTCAAGCTGCTCAAAATCGGTTCCAATCACGACAAAAAAACTTTCACGCCTGCGCTCAGTGAATCCCGCGATGCAGTTTCCGGCATCGTAGATTCAAGCGGCACATGGCGCCCGATAAATGATCCTGATGTAATATTACTAATTCCTAGCCTCGGCGAAATAAGCACAGATTTCCTCGCGGCCTCTATGAGTAGAGATAATATCCGCTACAAGGTTCTTCCTCATGCAAACGAGGCAGCTCTTAAGCTCGGACGAAATAATTCGTCATGCAAAGAATGTCTTCCCCTGCAACTGACCTCTGGTGCCTTACTTGCGCATCTTGAAGAAAGAAAGAAGCCGGAAGTCTCGCTATTTCTCATGCCTACAGCAAAAGGGCCTTGCCGCTTCGGGCAGTATTCCGTCTTTATGAATGACCTTGTCGAAAGGCTGGAAATACCGGACCTCGCAATGTTTTCTCCAAGTTCCACTAATGGATATGGCGGATTCAGCACAAAGGTGGTTCTCGGTTTATGGCAGGGAATAGTCACAGGATCCATTCTTGAAGACATTCACGCAAGCATAGTAACTGGCGCAAAAGACAAAGAAAATGCGCTAAAGATATTCTGGAAAGTAAGGCAGGACCTACTTGAATCCATGACGACGAACTGGAAGGATCTTTCCCGAGCGCTTCATAAGGGAGCAAAAGACCTTTCTGTGATTAAGCTCGAAAAGAACATTGAAGAATACCCCGTAATTTCGATTCTCGGCGAAATTTATGTTCGCCACGATCCTCTCGCACGGCGCAGTCTGCCTGAACGGTTGTCGAAAGAAGGATTCATCGTCCGCGTAGCTCCTGTGCTGGAATGGATGAAATATACAGACTGGCTGAACCGTAAAGGTATCGAAGGCAAAGCCGGACTCGGATCCATTGTCAAACAGGGAATTAAAGGATATTTCGAAAAAAGAATCCGCGCCATCCTATCAAAAAGCGGCCTTGTCCATTTCAAAGGGCCTGACATCGGCGAAATTGTAGCAACAGCGTCTCCACATATTTCTGACCAGCTTACCGGGGAAGCGGTGCTCACAGTTGGCGCATCACTGCACGAAATTATGAATCCATCCTGCGGAGTAATTTCCATAGGCCCATTCGGATGCATGCCTTCACGAGTGGCCGAATCAATACTTAGTGAAAAATTCCGTGCAGTTTCTGCAGGTAATAAAGCATCTTCGTTTCTTGAGGATGACACACGCCTTCCATTTCTCGCCATTGAAACAGATGGTAATCCCTTCCCCCAATTGATCGAAGCGAGGCTCGAAGCATTCTGCCTTCAGGCATCAAGGCTCCACTTACGAAAGATCAATCAAAAGACCCCTTAA